In Octopus bimaculoides isolate UCB-OBI-ISO-001 chromosome 5, ASM119413v2, whole genome shotgun sequence, a genomic segment contains:
- the LOC106877451 gene encoding uncharacterized protein LOC106877451: protein MTRRDKYEVASNPSKSSLPLDRESLIKFPRQSRDFGIVPSATKRMKPASNVDSHDQFSSDILSNSSSSSGYRVLVINLHPIVTQDDIIELFGAVGALKKAQLEL, encoded by the exons ATGACTCGTAGAGACAAATACGAAGTTGCTAGCAATCCATCGAAATCTTCCTTACCATTAGATCGGGAAAGTCTTATCAAATTTCCTCGTCAGTCCAGAGATTTTGGGATTGTTCCATCTGCTACAAAACGTATGAAACCTGCAAGTAATGTTGATTCACATGACCAG ttttcttctGACATTCTCTccaattcttcatcttcatctggCTACCGTGTGTTGGTCATTAATCTTCATCCAATTGTCACTCAGGATGATATAATT gaATTGTTTGGTGCAGTTGGAGCTCTAAAAAAGGCCCAGTTGGAGCTCTAA